A single Deltaproteobacteria bacterium DNA region contains:
- the glgC gene encoding glucose-1-phosphate adenylyltransferase: protein MRNVVAVIMAGGKGERLYPLTLDRSKPAVPFGGIYRIIDVTLSNCINSEVYRILVLPQYKSQSLTDHIEAGWNIFSAPLGHYLRIVHPQKRVGEDWYLGTADSVRQNLYLLKRAQASNILILSGDHVYKMDYSLFKAFHEEKGADLTIATFEIEPRQAKAFGIIEVNESGRIVGFEEKPEQPRVNPQNPDVVYASMGVYIFKADVLIRILEESTEKDFGKDILPRMIHSHSVFAYPYKTNNRIRDYIYTTEESGTRTRVLTEKTRDSTYWRDVGDLDAYWNANMDLTGIEPFFNLYGTQWPILTYQGTSPPAKMVYASETSENYRVGKALDSLVSPGCIISGGLIRSSVLSRDVYVHSWSQVEESVIMSRVEVGRHVKIKKAIVDKENRIPPGTVIGYDPAEDRKRFTVTPRGIVVVRKGYYS, encoded by the coding sequence GTCACCTTGAGCAACTGCATCAATTCGGAAGTGTATCGCATCCTGGTTCTCCCTCAATACAAGAGCCAGTCCCTGACAGATCACATAGAGGCCGGTTGGAACATCTTCAGCGCTCCTCTGGGACACTATCTGCGCATCGTGCACCCTCAGAAGCGGGTGGGAGAAGACTGGTACCTGGGCACTGCCGACTCCGTCCGGCAGAATCTCTACTTACTTAAAAGGGCCCAGGCGTCCAACATCCTGATCCTTTCGGGCGACCACGTGTATAAAATGGACTACTCCCTGTTCAAAGCGTTTCATGAGGAAAAGGGGGCCGACCTCACCATCGCGACGTTTGAAATCGAGCCCCGGCAGGCCAAGGCCTTCGGCATAATCGAGGTAAACGAGTCCGGCCGCATCGTCGGTTTTGAAGAAAAGCCCGAGCAGCCCCGCGTGAACCCCCAGAATCCGGACGTAGTGTACGCTTCCATGGGAGTATATATCTTCAAAGCCGACGTGCTGATTCGTATTCTGGAAGAAAGCACGGAGAAGGATTTCGGTAAGGACATTCTTCCCCGCATGATCCATTCCCACAGTGTGTTCGCGTACCCTTACAAGACAAACAACCGCATTCGGGACTACATCTATACCACCGAGGAAAGCGGCACACGCACTCGCGTGTTGACGGAAAAGACCCGGGATTCCACATACTGGCGGGATGTGGGCGACTTGGACGCCTATTGGAATGCAAACATGGATTTGACCGGCATAGAGCCTTTTTTCAACCTGTACGGTACTCAGTGGCCGATTCTCACCTACCAGGGTACTTCACCGCCGGCTAAAATGGTATATGCGAGCGAAACCTCCGAGAACTATCGTGTAGGCAAGGCGTTGGACAGTCTCGTGTCGCCCGGCTGTATCATCAGCGGCGGACTGATTCGAAGTTCGGTGCTTTCCCGGGACGTGTACGTTCACAGTTGGAGCCAGGTGGAAGAATCGGTTATCATGAGCCGTGTCGAAGTGGGACGACACGTGAAAATCAAGAAAGCGATTGTTGACAAGGAGAATCGAATCCCTCCCGGAACAGTGATCGGATACGATCCCGCGGAAGACCGAAAGCGATTCACCGTAACTCCGAGAGGTATTGTGGTCGTGCGCAAGGGCTACTATTCCTAA
- a CDS encoding MOSC domain-containing protein, which yields MTRTATIPRVIAVCVSKHKGTIKTPVEAAELTVEHGISGDAHAGPWHRQLSLLAMESIQKMKDLGLEVEPGSFAENVTTEGLDLVSLPIGTRLRIGNGAVVEITQIGKECHTRCAIYYRAGDCVMPKEGVFARIIEGGRIQPGDRILVLNDGEH from the coding sequence ATGACTCGAACTGCAACAATTCCCCGGGTGATTGCCGTCTGTGTCAGCAAACACAAGGGAACCATCAAGACCCCGGTAGAGGCTGCGGAGCTTACCGTGGAACATGGAATCAGCGGAGACGCCCATGCCGGCCCATGGCACAGGCAGCTGAGCCTCCTGGCCATGGAAAGTATTCAAAAAATGAAAGATCTGGGGCTGGAGGTCGAACCCGGCAGTTTTGCTGAAAACGTGACCACCGAGGGTCTGGACCTCGTTTCACTGCCCATTGGAACCCGCCTTCGAATAGGGAATGGCGCCGTTGTGGAAATCACTCAGATCGGTAAGGAATGTCATACAAGGTGCGCCATCTACTACCGGGCGGGAGATTGCGTCATGCCCAAGGAAGGCGTATTCGCCCGAATCATCGAGGGCGGACGTATTCAGCCCGGAGATCGGATTCTGGTGTTGAACGACGGGGAACACTGA
- a CDS encoding DegT/DnrJ/EryC1/StrS family aminotransferase, which produces MKAPGVVEELECKSLRRAILDAITEVVDSGRYILGPEVEAFERCVAEYVGSGFAVGVSSGTDALLVSFMALDLQPGDRVITTPFSFFATAGAIARLGAVPVFADIDPLSFNMSPAALEEFAGDPKVKAVVPVHLYGQCADMDAILELANQQRWAVVEDAAQALGAEYPSVNGIRKAGSMGTFGAFSFFPSKNLGGMGDAGMVVTDDERLNRRLRLLRNHGAEPKYYHEFIGGNFRLDPIQAAVLSVKLPHLDRWHRARRTNAERYHTLFSDSKLPAEGRLVPPPPVSVRAGEEGLLDHIYNQYVVRAPGDFRDPLRSFLSEAGIGTEVYYPVPFHLQKCFRHLGYEAGRFPETEKAAREVLALPIYPELTMEMQEYVVDCIVSFFGKT; this is translated from the coding sequence CTGAAGGCGCCTGGTGTTGTGGAGGAGTTGGAATGCAAGTCTTTACGCAGGGCGATTTTGGATGCCATAACGGAAGTGGTGGACTCCGGCCGCTACATATTGGGGCCCGAAGTCGAAGCATTCGAACGGTGCGTGGCGGAATACGTCGGATCGGGCTTCGCAGTGGGCGTATCTTCGGGTACGGACGCTCTGCTGGTCTCGTTCATGGCATTGGACCTGCAGCCCGGAGACCGGGTCATTACTACTCCGTTTTCCTTTTTCGCAACGGCCGGGGCCATTGCCCGATTGGGGGCGGTTCCCGTGTTCGCGGACATCGATCCCCTCTCCTTCAACATGTCCCCTGCGGCCCTCGAAGAATTCGCAGGCGATCCGAAAGTCAAGGCCGTGGTCCCTGTTCACCTGTACGGCCAATGCGCCGACATGGACGCCATACTCGAACTGGCGAATCAGCAACGATGGGCGGTGGTTGAAGACGCCGCCCAGGCATTGGGCGCGGAGTACCCGTCCGTGAACGGAATCAGGAAAGCCGGAAGCATGGGAACCTTCGGCGCGTTCAGTTTTTTCCCCAGCAAGAATCTGGGAGGAATGGGCGATGCGGGTATGGTGGTCACCGATGACGAGCGTTTGAACAGAAGGCTTCGTCTGCTTCGAAATCACGGCGCCGAACCCAAGTACTACCACGAATTCATAGGCGGAAATTTTCGATTGGATCCCATCCAGGCGGCCGTGCTTTCCGTAAAGCTCCCACATCTGGACCGATGGCACCGGGCGCGCCGGACCAACGCGGAACGCTACCATACGCTTTTCTCGGATTCGAAGTTGCCCGCGGAAGGCCGGCTCGTCCCCCCTCCCCCTGTATCGGTCCGGGCGGGGGAGGAAGGCTTGCTGGATCACATCTACAATCAATATGTCGTTCGGGCGCCCGGAGACTTCCGCGATCCGTTGCGAAGCTTCCTTTCGGAGGCCGGTATCGGAACGGAAGTCTACTACCCGGTACCCTTTCACCTTCAGAAATGCTTCAGGCATCTCGGATACGAAGCAGGTCGGTTTCCGGAAACCGAGAAGGCGGCCCGCGAAGTCCTGGCGCTGCCCATCTATCCCGAACTGACTATGGAAATGCAAGAATACGTGGTAGATTGCATTGTCTCGTTTTTCGGGAAAACCTGA